One genomic segment of Alosa sapidissima isolate fAloSap1 chromosome 13, fAloSap1.pri, whole genome shotgun sequence includes these proteins:
- the st8sia5 gene encoding alpha-2,8-sialyltransferase 8E isoform X4 yields MTRMSYADPTAGRDLLGSRSLCFIFICAFAVVTLVQQILYGKNYVKRFLEASHGVLEFNSTSCQMLRKEILDVKVLTMVKTSELFERWRNMQVCKWEQNKEETNKFKMSLSQCCNAPSFLFTTKRNTPSGTKLRYEVDTSGVLHISPEIFKMFPDDMPYSRSEFKRCAVIGNGGISRNSKCGKEIDSADFVFRCNIPPISDKYSADVGSKTDFVTINPSIITERFQKLEKWRKPFYEVLQSYENASIVLPAFYNTRNTDVSFRVKYVLDDFSSPRGVFFFHPQYLLNVQRFWSLQGVRAKRLSSGLMLVTAAMELCEEVHLYGFWAFPMNPAGVFITHHYYDNVKPRPGFHAMPHEIFNFLHMHTRGILHLHTQPCS; encoded by the exons ATGACGAGAATGAGCTACGCGGATCCAACGGCTGGTCGAGACCTGCTGGGGAGTCGCTCCCTCTGTTTCATCTTCATTTGTGCCTTCGCCGTGGTAACACTGGTGCAGCAGATCCTTTACGGGAAGAACTACGTGAAAAG GTTTCTGGAGGCCTCGCATGGGGTTTTGGAGTTCAATTCCACATCGTGTCAAATGCTGAGGAAGGAAATCCTGGATGTGAAGGTCCTCACTAT GGTGAAGACCTCAGAATTATTTGAGAGATGGAGAAATATGCAGGTATGCAAATGGGAGCAGAACAAGGAAGAGACCAACAAATTCAa gATGTCTCTGTCTCAGTGCTGTAATGCACCCTCCTTCCTGTTCACCACTAAGCGCAACACACCATCAGGCACCAAGCTGCGCTATGAGGTCGACACCAGCGGAGTTCTGCACATCAGCCCCGAGATATTTAAAATGTTCCCTGAT GACATGCCCTATTCAAGATCAGAGTTTAAACGCTGTGCCGTCATTGGGAATGGGGGCATCAGCAGAAACAGCAAATGTGGAAAAGAGATCGACTCAGCTGACTTTGTCTTCCG GTGCAACATTCCACCCATCTCTGATAAATACTCTGCCGATGTGGGATCTAAGACTGACTTTGTCACCATCAACCCAAGTATCATCACGGAGAG GTTCCAGAAGTTAGAGAAATGGCGCAAGCCCTTCTACGAAGTCCTGCAGTCGTACGAGAACGCCTCCATCGTGCTGCCCGCCTTCTACAACACACGGAACACCGACGTCTCCTTCCGTGTCAAATACGTGCTGGACGACTTCAGCTCACCGCGCGGCGTCTTCTTCTTCCACCCACAGTACCTGCTCAACGTCCAGCGCTTCTGGTCGCTGCAGGGCGTGCGTGCCAAGCGCCTGAGCAGTGGTCTCATGCTAGTGACCGCCGCCATGGAGCTGTGTGAGGAGGTGCACCTGTACGGCTTCTGGGCCTTCCCCATGAACCCAGCGGGGGTCTTCATCACGCACCACTACTACGACAACGTCAAACCACGGCCCGGCTTCCACGCCATGCCACACGAGATCTTCAACTtcctgcacatgcacacacgcggcatcctgcacctgcacacacagccCTGCAGCTGA
- the st8sia5 gene encoding alpha-2,8-sialyltransferase 8E isoform X1, with protein sequence MTRMSYADPTAGRDLLGSRSLCFIFICAFAVVTLVQQILYGKNYVKSGQQFSRLHGDEAGNWSGLNLPDDSPLRPSRYGRRRCVRQIGSNSQIAVVNTPCLDEIKKKKKLSQRFLEASHGVLEFNSTSCQMLRKEILDVKVLTMVKTSELFERWRNMQVCKWEQNKEETNKFKMSLSQCCNAPSFLFTTKRNTPSGTKLRYEVDTSGVLHISPEIFKMFPDDMPYSRSEFKRCAVIGNGGISRNSKCGKEIDSADFVFRCNIPPISDKYSADVGSKTDFVTINPSIITERFQKLEKWRKPFYEVLQSYENASIVLPAFYNTRNTDVSFRVKYVLDDFSSPRGVFFFHPQYLLNVQRFWSLQGVRAKRLSSGLMLVTAAMELCEEVHLYGFWAFPMNPAGVFITHHYYDNVKPRPGFHAMPHEIFNFLHMHTRGILHLHTQPCS encoded by the exons ATGACGAGAATGAGCTACGCGGATCCAACGGCTGGTCGAGACCTGCTGGGGAGTCGCTCCCTCTGTTTCATCTTCATTTGTGCCTTCGCCGTGGTAACACTGGTGCAGCAGATCCTTTACGGGAAGAACTACGTGAAAAG tgggCAACAGTTTAGCCGACTGCACGGAGATGAGGCAGGCAACTGGAGCGGATTAAACCTGCCAGACGACTCTCCACTGAGGCCTTCCAGATATGGGAGGAGAAG ATGTGTTCGTCAGATTGGTTCAAACTCTCAGATTGCTGTAGTAAACACGCCCTGCCTAGACGAAattaagaagaaaaaaaaactctctcaaaG GTTTCTGGAGGCCTCGCATGGGGTTTTGGAGTTCAATTCCACATCGTGTCAAATGCTGAGGAAGGAAATCCTGGATGTGAAGGTCCTCACTAT GGTGAAGACCTCAGAATTATTTGAGAGATGGAGAAATATGCAGGTATGCAAATGGGAGCAGAACAAGGAAGAGACCAACAAATTCAa gATGTCTCTGTCTCAGTGCTGTAATGCACCCTCCTTCCTGTTCACCACTAAGCGCAACACACCATCAGGCACCAAGCTGCGCTATGAGGTCGACACCAGCGGAGTTCTGCACATCAGCCCCGAGATATTTAAAATGTTCCCTGAT GACATGCCCTATTCAAGATCAGAGTTTAAACGCTGTGCCGTCATTGGGAATGGGGGCATCAGCAGAAACAGCAAATGTGGAAAAGAGATCGACTCAGCTGACTTTGTCTTCCG GTGCAACATTCCACCCATCTCTGATAAATACTCTGCCGATGTGGGATCTAAGACTGACTTTGTCACCATCAACCCAAGTATCATCACGGAGAG GTTCCAGAAGTTAGAGAAATGGCGCAAGCCCTTCTACGAAGTCCTGCAGTCGTACGAGAACGCCTCCATCGTGCTGCCCGCCTTCTACAACACACGGAACACCGACGTCTCCTTCCGTGTCAAATACGTGCTGGACGACTTCAGCTCACCGCGCGGCGTCTTCTTCTTCCACCCACAGTACCTGCTCAACGTCCAGCGCTTCTGGTCGCTGCAGGGCGTGCGTGCCAAGCGCCTGAGCAGTGGTCTCATGCTAGTGACCGCCGCCATGGAGCTGTGTGAGGAGGTGCACCTGTACGGCTTCTGGGCCTTCCCCATGAACCCAGCGGGGGTCTTCATCACGCACCACTACTACGACAACGTCAAACCACGGCCCGGCTTCCACGCCATGCCACACGAGATCTTCAACTtcctgcacatgcacacacgcggcatcctgcacctgcacacacagccCTGCAGCTGA
- the st8sia5 gene encoding alpha-2,8-sialyltransferase 8E isoform X3, with protein MTRMSYADPTAGRDLLGSRSLCFIFICAFAVVTLVQQILYGKNYVKSGQQFSRLHGDEAGNWSGLNLPDDSPLRPSRYGRRRVKTSELFERWRNMQVCKWEQNKEETNKFKMSLSQCCNAPSFLFTTKRNTPSGTKLRYEVDTSGVLHISPEIFKMFPDDMPYSRSEFKRCAVIGNGGISRNSKCGKEIDSADFVFRCNIPPISDKYSADVGSKTDFVTINPSIITERFQKLEKWRKPFYEVLQSYENASIVLPAFYNTRNTDVSFRVKYVLDDFSSPRGVFFFHPQYLLNVQRFWSLQGVRAKRLSSGLMLVTAAMELCEEVHLYGFWAFPMNPAGVFITHHYYDNVKPRPGFHAMPHEIFNFLHMHTRGILHLHTQPCS; from the exons ATGACGAGAATGAGCTACGCGGATCCAACGGCTGGTCGAGACCTGCTGGGGAGTCGCTCCCTCTGTTTCATCTTCATTTGTGCCTTCGCCGTGGTAACACTGGTGCAGCAGATCCTTTACGGGAAGAACTACGTGAAAAG tgggCAACAGTTTAGCCGACTGCACGGAGATGAGGCAGGCAACTGGAGCGGATTAAACCTGCCAGACGACTCTCCACTGAGGCCTTCCAGATATGGGAGGAGAAG GGTGAAGACCTCAGAATTATTTGAGAGATGGAGAAATATGCAGGTATGCAAATGGGAGCAGAACAAGGAAGAGACCAACAAATTCAa gATGTCTCTGTCTCAGTGCTGTAATGCACCCTCCTTCCTGTTCACCACTAAGCGCAACACACCATCAGGCACCAAGCTGCGCTATGAGGTCGACACCAGCGGAGTTCTGCACATCAGCCCCGAGATATTTAAAATGTTCCCTGAT GACATGCCCTATTCAAGATCAGAGTTTAAACGCTGTGCCGTCATTGGGAATGGGGGCATCAGCAGAAACAGCAAATGTGGAAAAGAGATCGACTCAGCTGACTTTGTCTTCCG GTGCAACATTCCACCCATCTCTGATAAATACTCTGCCGATGTGGGATCTAAGACTGACTTTGTCACCATCAACCCAAGTATCATCACGGAGAG GTTCCAGAAGTTAGAGAAATGGCGCAAGCCCTTCTACGAAGTCCTGCAGTCGTACGAGAACGCCTCCATCGTGCTGCCCGCCTTCTACAACACACGGAACACCGACGTCTCCTTCCGTGTCAAATACGTGCTGGACGACTTCAGCTCACCGCGCGGCGTCTTCTTCTTCCACCCACAGTACCTGCTCAACGTCCAGCGCTTCTGGTCGCTGCAGGGCGTGCGTGCCAAGCGCCTGAGCAGTGGTCTCATGCTAGTGACCGCCGCCATGGAGCTGTGTGAGGAGGTGCACCTGTACGGCTTCTGGGCCTTCCCCATGAACCCAGCGGGGGTCTTCATCACGCACCACTACTACGACAACGTCAAACCACGGCCCGGCTTCCACGCCATGCCACACGAGATCTTCAACTtcctgcacatgcacacacgcggcatcctgcacctgcacacacagccCTGCAGCTGA
- the st8sia5 gene encoding alpha-2,8-sialyltransferase 8E isoform X2, whose protein sequence is MTRMSYADPTAGRDLLGSRSLCFIFICAFAVVTLVQQILYGKNYVKSGQQFSRLHGDEAGNWSGLNLPDDSPLRPSRYGRRRFLEASHGVLEFNSTSCQMLRKEILDVKVLTMVKTSELFERWRNMQVCKWEQNKEETNKFKMSLSQCCNAPSFLFTTKRNTPSGTKLRYEVDTSGVLHISPEIFKMFPDDMPYSRSEFKRCAVIGNGGISRNSKCGKEIDSADFVFRCNIPPISDKYSADVGSKTDFVTINPSIITERFQKLEKWRKPFYEVLQSYENASIVLPAFYNTRNTDVSFRVKYVLDDFSSPRGVFFFHPQYLLNVQRFWSLQGVRAKRLSSGLMLVTAAMELCEEVHLYGFWAFPMNPAGVFITHHYYDNVKPRPGFHAMPHEIFNFLHMHTRGILHLHTQPCS, encoded by the exons ATGACGAGAATGAGCTACGCGGATCCAACGGCTGGTCGAGACCTGCTGGGGAGTCGCTCCCTCTGTTTCATCTTCATTTGTGCCTTCGCCGTGGTAACACTGGTGCAGCAGATCCTTTACGGGAAGAACTACGTGAAAAG tgggCAACAGTTTAGCCGACTGCACGGAGATGAGGCAGGCAACTGGAGCGGATTAAACCTGCCAGACGACTCTCCACTGAGGCCTTCCAGATATGGGAGGAGAAG GTTTCTGGAGGCCTCGCATGGGGTTTTGGAGTTCAATTCCACATCGTGTCAAATGCTGAGGAAGGAAATCCTGGATGTGAAGGTCCTCACTAT GGTGAAGACCTCAGAATTATTTGAGAGATGGAGAAATATGCAGGTATGCAAATGGGAGCAGAACAAGGAAGAGACCAACAAATTCAa gATGTCTCTGTCTCAGTGCTGTAATGCACCCTCCTTCCTGTTCACCACTAAGCGCAACACACCATCAGGCACCAAGCTGCGCTATGAGGTCGACACCAGCGGAGTTCTGCACATCAGCCCCGAGATATTTAAAATGTTCCCTGAT GACATGCCCTATTCAAGATCAGAGTTTAAACGCTGTGCCGTCATTGGGAATGGGGGCATCAGCAGAAACAGCAAATGTGGAAAAGAGATCGACTCAGCTGACTTTGTCTTCCG GTGCAACATTCCACCCATCTCTGATAAATACTCTGCCGATGTGGGATCTAAGACTGACTTTGTCACCATCAACCCAAGTATCATCACGGAGAG GTTCCAGAAGTTAGAGAAATGGCGCAAGCCCTTCTACGAAGTCCTGCAGTCGTACGAGAACGCCTCCATCGTGCTGCCCGCCTTCTACAACACACGGAACACCGACGTCTCCTTCCGTGTCAAATACGTGCTGGACGACTTCAGCTCACCGCGCGGCGTCTTCTTCTTCCACCCACAGTACCTGCTCAACGTCCAGCGCTTCTGGTCGCTGCAGGGCGTGCGTGCCAAGCGCCTGAGCAGTGGTCTCATGCTAGTGACCGCCGCCATGGAGCTGTGTGAGGAGGTGCACCTGTACGGCTTCTGGGCCTTCCCCATGAACCCAGCGGGGGTCTTCATCACGCACCACTACTACGACAACGTCAAACCACGGCCCGGCTTCCACGCCATGCCACACGAGATCTTCAACTtcctgcacatgcacacacgcggcatcctgcacctgcacacacagccCTGCAGCTGA